Proteins co-encoded in one Cercospora beticola chromosome 7, complete sequence genomic window:
- a CDS encoding uncharacterized protein (antiSMASH:Cluster_1~BUSCO:EOG09263ZSC) — protein sequence MATQAHCAFCFDTLAVSFERRKPLTLAQTEELWERYHASNDEDPSEVEDDDDAEMTDVDGDEAAPTSTKRTAISRLLNREPARSAGSSSSSLPSAQSGSSGGSSKNASGTATPASSMSSTSDVTGGARKGEEHPLFITWNTVSRSGHKSLRGCIGTFEAQELEYGLRSYALTSAFEDTRFSPIPSSLLPSLSCEVTLLTNFSSPSSDPLGWTLGKHGIRISFTYHGRRYGATYLPSVAVEQEWTKEETLISLMRKAGYNGSSSSWERVWRDGRGELVTYEGKKVGLGYKEWKEWRDWAEENR from the exons ATGGCTACTCAAGCTCACTGTGCTTTCTGCTTTGATACCCTCGCAGTATCATTCGAGCGCAGGAAACCCCTCACTCTCGCGCAGACGGAAGAGCTGTGGGAGCGATATCACGCGAGCAACGATGAGGACCCCTCAGAagtcgaggatgacgacgatgccgaGATGACCGATGTAGACGGCGACGAGGCGGCGCCAACTTCGACCAAACGGACTGCCATCTCACGATTGCTAAACAGAGAACCCGCGAGAAGCGCCggcagctcgagcagcagcctgcCCAGCGCACAGAGTGGGAGCAGCGGGGGAAGCAGCAAGAATGCTTCCGGCACAGCAACACCAGCGAGTTCCATGAGCTCCACATCAGACGTGACGGGAGGCGCGAGGAAAGGCGAGGAGCATCCTCTTTTCATCACATGGAATACCGTGTCTCGAAGCGGCCACAAGAGCCTAAGAGGCTGCATCGGCACCTTTGAGGCGCAAGAGCTGGAGTATGGGCTCCGCTCATATGCTCTCACCTC GGCCTTCGAAGACACGCGATTCTCTCCGATCCCCTCCTCCCTCCTCCCGAGCCTATCCTGCGAGGTCACTCTCCTGACCAatttctcctctccttcgaGCGACCCTCTAGGTTGGACCCTTGGCAAACACGGTATCCGCATATCCTTCACATATCATGGCAGAAGATACGGCGCGACATATCTACCCTCAGTGGCTGTAGAGCAAGAGTGGACGAAAGAAGAGACGTTGATATCCTTGATGCGCAAGGCCGGCTACAATGGAAGCTCGAGTTCATGGGAGCGGGTATGGCGAGATGGCAGAGGAGAGCTGGTGACTTATGAGGGGAAGAAGGTTGGGCTGGGATATAAGGAATGGAAAGAATGGAGGGACTGGGCAGAAGAGAATCGGTAG
- a CDS encoding uncharacterized protein (antiSMASH:Cluster_1), producing the protein MASDSAPVSALLASQHQPPPAAELTASTSKLHRVDTKKHFPFLDLPAELRLLVYEHLLVGDRPWTFWPRYSYKPKLQPNIIATCQLVREEATPVLYGCNEFVLQPYFDFGSFSWFVIDIGESTQYLNAFHVQGLCRSRTSLMKIFRLLKVCKALSKLAISQDLFLLYNNAGELAKDVGPLVRMLHRNQKKKQDQKPRDVLDGLHFAARTRPTDRTLVAHRNRSAEEAAAFGEEVKGLLRATFKRSMAWQGGTPCEEPLKQIKLGGNPRAMYPSE; encoded by the coding sequence ATGGCGAGCGACAGCGCCCCTGTCTCGGCGCTTTTAGCCAGCCAACATCAACCTCCACCAGCCGCTGAATTGACGGCAAGCACCAGCAAGCTACACCGCGTGGACACGAAGAAGCACTTTCCATTCCTGGACCTTCCAGCTGAGCTCAGACTACTCGTATACGAGCACCTGCTGGTCGGTGACAGACCGTGGACTTTTTGGCCACGCTATAGCTACAAGCCAAAGCTGCAGCCCAACATCATCGCGACGTGCCAGCTTGTTCGCGAAGAAGCCACTCCGGTATTGTATGGCTGCAATGAGTTCGTGCTTCAGCCGTACTTTGACTTCGGTTCCTTTTCGTGGTTTGTGATTGACATCGGAGAGTCTACACAGTACCTCAATGCCTTTCACGTCCAGGGTCTGTGCAGATCGAGGACGAGCCTGATGAAAATCTTCAGGCTGCTGAAAGTCTGCAAAGCACTGTCGAAGCTGGCGATATCCCAAGACCTATTCTTGTTGTACAACAATGCTGGCGAGTTGGCAAAAGATGTCGGCCCGCTCGTACGGATGCTTCATCGAaatcagaagaagaagcaagatCAAAAACCTCGCGACGTGCTAGATGGCTTGCACTTCGCGGCTCGCACGCGCCCAACCGACCGGACTTTAGTGGCACATCGAAACAGATCGGcggaagaagcagctgcgTTTGGAGAAGAGGTCAAAGGTCTCCTTCGCGCAACTTTCAAACGATCGATGGCTTGGCAGGGGGGCACGCCCTGTGAAGAGCCACTGAAGCAAATCAAACTTGGAGGTAATCCACGTGCGATGTACCCAAGCGAGTGA
- a CDS encoding uncharacterized protein (antiSMASH:Cluster_1) has translation MKFTTFTLLSTSAISVFAAPYWRNNTYWNNTHIGSKENPYWKAASQPVVLVTRSDDDKTASSNPYWNNTHEGLKGNPYWKSGNKPMILITREEDKANSSSDTRYWNDTHADSEENPYWKSPPVVLIPRGESNETGNGYWNDTHAGSKENPYWKSPPVMPISRNDGGKAGNRYWNDTHAGSTENPYWKSPPVMLISREDGGKTGNRYWNDTHAGSKQNPYWKEASGPVSLADKRAENETANENPYWKNTHDESAENPHWGKSQA, from the coding sequence ATGAAGTTCACAACCTTCACATTGCTCAGCACGAGCGCCATCAGCGTTTTTGCTGCTCCTTATTGGCGAAACAACACGTACTGGAACAATACTCATATTGGATCAAAGGAGAATCCATACTGGAAGGCTGCCAGTCAACCAGTCGTGCTCGTCACTCGTTCCGATGACGACAAAACTGCGTCTTCCAATCCCTACTGGAACAATACGCACGAAGGATTGAAAGGCAATCCGTACTGGAAATCTGGAAACAAACCTATGATTCTGATCACACGTGAGGAGGACAAGGCGAATTCGTCTTCGGACACTCGATACTGGAATGATACACATGCTGACTCGGAAGAGAATCCATACTGGAAATCACCGCCCGTGGTTCTCATTCCGCGAGGGGAAAGCAATGAGACTGGCAATGGTTATTGGAATGATACACATGCTGGCTCGAAGGAAAATCCGTACTGGAAGTCGCCTCCTGTGATGCCCATTTCGCGAAACGATGGCGGTAAGGCTGGAAATCGCTACTGGAATGATACACACGCGGGCTCCACGGAGAACCCATATTGGAAGTCGCCCCCGGTAATGCTCATTTCGCGAGAGGATGGTGGTAAAACCGGTAATCGGTACTGGAATGACACGCATGCGGGCTCCAAACAGAACCCATATTGGAAGGAGGCAAGTGGACCTGTGAGTCTCGCCGACAAGCGTGCCGAGAACGAGACTGCGAATGAGAATCCATATTGGAAGAATACTCATGACGAATCCGCGGAGAACCCGCACTGGGGGAAGTCTCAAGCTTGA
- a CDS encoding uncharacterized protein (antiSMASH:Cluster_1~SMCOG1023:enoyl-CoA hydratase) — MSFAISARPCQRLLSCSRRRYSSLASPVKISSIAAPHTGEITVVSLNRPKARNAISRQLLAELKGVVDQVHSEGAKGSTRALILTSESDDAFCAGADLKERLTFTEEDTRHFLSTLRNTFSRLSTLPIPTISAISSTAFGGGLELALCTNFRVMASTAMVGLPETRLAIIPGAGGTYRLPAIIGASRARDMILTGRRISGEEAYFIGLADRIVQITEDEIKNGAGVARGKVFEQAVEMATTICEGGPVAIRAAMQAVSGWENGEASENAAYDLVLPTTDRTEALKAFGEKRKPEFKGR; from the exons ATGTCCTTTGCCATCTCCGCGAGGCCATGCCAACGTCTGCTGTCATGTAGTCGTCGGAGGTACAGCTCCCTGGCGTCGCCCGTCAaaatctcctccatcgccgccCCGCACACGGGCGAAATCACCGTCGTGTCGCTGAACCGGCCCAAGGCGCGCAATGCCATCTCTCGCCAGCTGCTCGCCGAGCTGAAGGGCGTCGTGGATCAGGTGCACAGCGAGGGCGCGAAGGGCTCGACGAGAGCGCTCATTCTGACCTCGGAGAGCGACGATGCGTTCTGTGCCGGCGCCGACTTGAAGGAACGCCTCACCTTCACCGAGGAAGA CACCCGCCATTTCCTCTCCACTCTCCGAAACACCTTCTCCCGCCTCTCCACCCTCCCCATCCCCACCATCTCCGCCATCAGCAGCACCGCCTTCGGCGGAGGTCTCGAGCTTGCTCTGTGCACCAACTTCCGCGTCATGGCTTCGACGGCAATGGTCGGCCTGCCAGAGACGCGCTTGGCCATCATCCCCGGTGCAGGAGGGACCTACCGTCTTCCTGCAATCATTGGAGCCAGCAGAGCGCGAGACATGATTCTAACCGGAAGACGCATCTCGGGCGAGGAGGCATATTTCATCGGGCTGGCAGACAGGATTGTACAGATCACAGAAGATGAGATCAAGAACGGTGCAGGAGTTGCACGTGGGAAGGTCTTTGAACAAGCAGTGGAAATGGCCACGACAATCTGCGAAGGTGGACCAGTCGCTATTCGTGCTGCCATGCAGGCTGTGAGTGGATGGGAGAACGGCGAGGCCAGCGAGAATGCTGCCTATGATCTCGTGCTCCCGACGACTGACAGGACAGAGGCATTGAAAGCATTtggggagaagagaaagccGGAGTTCAAGGGAAGGTAG
- a CDS encoding uncharacterized protein (antiSMASH:Cluster_1): MESVYDGLAGHLDELKAIADKMPSIRTASRVALSGVAAAQSVLGFMQSPVERQDVFAASATCNNPQLSCQNTTAQNDLCCFNSPGGALLLTQFWDTDPVVGPADSWTIHGLWPDNCDGTYEANCDDRRAYTNITQILQAAGKQDLVDYMNTYWQSNSGSAETFWEHEWGKHGTCISTLEPDCYTDYKPTEEVPEFFQKVVDVFKTLPTYQWLGDAGVTPSTSATYSLSQIQQALAKSHGGKTPYIGCRSGAVNEVWYFYNIRGSVQTGEFVPIDTLTKSNCPSSGIKYKLKGGSGGSPTSTTTGGGTQPTSSPGTPFAGSGFLNVVTGGSQKGCIISAGTWFTSGTCATFTAAASGDGFTLKSSKGSCGISSGVFSCGSGVPSTIFTADGNTLQASGSGDFSADSVPSGSTQVKVYTGTDHSVDVTIQWQGK, from the exons atggaAAGCGTATATGATGGCCTGGCTGGCCACCTCGATGAGCTGAAGGCCATTGCCGACAAGATGCCTTCCATTCGCACTGCCTCGCGAGTGGCGCTCTccggtgttgctgctgctcagtcTGTGCTGGGCTTTATGCAGAGTCCAGTGGAGAGACAAGATGTGTTTGCAGCTTCCGCCACTTGCAACAACCCGCAGCTCTCGTGCCAGAATACCACAGCACAGAATGATCTTTGCTGTTTCAATTCTCCAGGCGGCGCTCTGCTCTTGACACAGTTTTGGGATACGGATCCGGTTGTTGGGCCTGCTGATAGTTGGACT ATCCATGGACTATGGCCTGACAACTGCGATGGCACATATGAAGCCAACTGCGATGATCGTCGCGCTTACACCAACATTACGCAGATCTTGCAAGCAGCTGGAAAGCAGGATCTGGTTGATTACATGAACACCTACTGGCAAAGCAACTCAGGATCTGCCGAGACATTCTGGGAGCATGAGTGGGGAAAGCATG GCACCTGCATCTCTACACTAGAACCGGATTGCTACACCGACTACAAACCAACTGAAGAAGTCCCAGAGTTCTTCCAAAAAGTGGTCGATGTTTTCAAGACTCTGCCTACCTACCAATGGCTTGGAGATGCTGGCGTCACACCCTCAACAAGCGCCACATACAGCCTATCACAAATCCAGCAAGCACTCGCCAAAAGCCACGGTGGCAAAACGCCATACATTGGCTGCCGATCTGGAGCTGTCAACGAAGTCTGGTACTTCTACAACATCCGGGGCTCAGTCCAGACTGGCGAGTTTGTTCCCATCGATACTCTCACCAAGTCCAACTGCCCGAGCAGTGGTATCAAGTACAAGCTGAAGGGAGGAAGTGGAGGCTCGCCTACTTCGACTACAACCGGTGGAGGAACCCAGCCCACCTCATCTCCCGGTACTCCTTTTGCGGGCTCGGGATTTCTCAACGTCGTCACTGGAGGCAGCCAAAAAGGTTGCATCATCTCTGCTGGAACTTGGTTCACAAGTGGCACATGCGCGACCTTcacagctgcagcttcaGGAGATGGGTTTACTCTGAAGTCATCGAAGGGAAGCTGCGGCATCTCGTCGGGAGTCTTCAGCTGTGGATCAGGCGTGCCGAGCACCATATTCACTGCAGATGGGAACACCTTGCAAGCAAGCGGATCTGGTGACTTCTCGGCGGATTCTGTGCCTAGCGGGAGCACGCAAGTGAAGGTGTATACCGGCACAGATCACTCTGTGGATGTGACGATACAGTGGCAGGGGAAGTAG